A segment of the Fusobacterium ulcerans genome:
ACAAAAGCTTAGATCAAAATATACTAAAGAATTAAAAGGGGACCTTTTTTAGAAGCTTAAACAGGAGGAAAAAAAGTGATTGTAAAATTAAAAAGACAGGATTTTTTAAAAAGATTAAAAATAGTTGAAAAAGCTATAAATGAAAATAAGATAAAGCCTATAATTTCTTGTGCTTACATAGAAACAAGAGGAGAAAATCTATTTTTTTGTGGGACTAATCTTGAAACTACTATTACTACTGAAATGAAATGTGAAGAGATAGTAGAAGAAGGAAGAATAGTGTTTCAGCATCAATTAGTAGATGAGTATTTAAGAGAGATTAAAGATGAAATTGTGACTTTAAGTGTAAGAGATAATAATCTTTTTATAGAAAGTTCTGATTCTTCTTCTGAATTTTCTCTTATGGAAGCAGAAGATTTTCCAAAAATACTTGTAGAAGCTGACTTTTTTCAAAGACAGGAAGATTTTAAAATGAACAGTGTAGAGCTGGCTGATATATTTGAAAAGGTAAAATTTGCTGCATCTACTTCTAGTGATAATCTTTCTATAAATTGTGTAAGATTAGAAAGCGAAGTAAATAACTTAAAGTTTATAACAACTGATACTTACAGACTTGTATTTTTAGAAAAAGAATTAGAAAAAGTAAATGAAAAGCTTGAAGTAAGCATTCCTTTAAATACAATTGAAGCTTTAACAAAACTTTTAAGAAGTATAGAAGAAACAGAAATAAAATTCTATTTTTACAATAAACAGGTGTATTTTAAATTAGAAGATACTCTTATAATAAGTAGAGTTATTGATTTGGCATTCCCTAATTACAAAGGAATATTAGGAAATAATACATATAATAAAACTCTTCTTATAAACAGTGAAAAGTTTTTAAAAGTTCTTAGAAGAATAATAATCTTTGTAAGAAATAATGCTGAGTCAAAATATGGGGCAACATTTGAACTGGAAGGAAAGGATCTTAAAGTAAATGGTGTAAATGATATTGCTAAAATAAATGAGCAATTAGAAGTAGAATATGAGGGAGATAGAATAAAGATATCTCTTAATGCTAAGTTTCTTTCTGATTTTATACAAAACTTAAATAAAGAAAGTAATATTATGCTTAATTTCATTAGTTCAAATGGTTCAGTTAAAATAAAAAAAGAAAATGATGATAATTATCTTTACATAGTAATGCCATTGGCGTTAAAAGATTAATTTTAAATGAGAGCTAATAGAAAATATTAGCTCCATTTTTTCTTTAATGATTAATTTTTGATTGTTTGAAATATGGACTCAAATATGATATAATTTCCTTAATAATTTTGAAGAGGTAAAAAGATGAGCAGTAATTTTTTCAGAAAAATGGTATATGATTTTTATTATCTGCTATTTTTATTTGTGGATAGGAAAAAAAGAGAAGTAGAGACGAATGACGTAGCTGTGAAATTTTTAGATTACAATAATAAAAAAGTAATGGCTTCTTTAAAAGGAAAGGATATAAAAAAACTATTAATTTTGCTTCCTCACTGTGTTCAAAAATATACATGTCCATATAAAGTAACTTCCAATATAGAAAACTGTAGGAATTGTGGACAATGTGTAATAGGTGAACTTTTGAGCATGAAAAAAGAATTTCCGATAGAGATAAGAATAGCTACTGGAGGGACTCTTGCAAGAAAACACATAAAGGAATTAAAACCAGATTTAGTAGCAGCGGTTGCCTGCAAGAGAGATCTTATGTCTGGGATACATGATGCATTTCCAGTGAAAGTTTATGGGATATTCAATAAAATTATTAATGAACCCTGTGTAGATACAACGGTTTCTGGAGAAAAAATAAGGAGTTTTTTAAAAGAAATATACAAAACTCAAGGAGGAGAAATGTGAAAAAGATACACTTGATACTTGCATTATTATTAAGCACAAATATCATTTTAGCTGCCTCAGAGAGAGAAGATATTGCATTCTTGGATGAACTTTATAAGCAGAAAAAATTCTCAATGGCTATAACAGAGTCGGTGAGTTTTTTAAAAAGATATCCTGATTCTAGATATACAAGAAATATTCAAGATAGAATAGCAAAGACATACTTTCTTCAGGAAGATTATAATAATGCCATAAAATATTTTAAAATAATTCTAATGAATAATGATGTGAAAGCAAAAGAAAAAGACGAGATAAACTTTTATCTTATGAGAAGTTATACAGCATTGGGAGATGCTAAAAATAGTGATTTCTTTATGGAGTCTTTAGATAAAAATGGAGATTTTTATGAGAGAGCATTGTATGATTCAGGAATGACTTATTTAGCTAAAGAAAATTATAAAAAAGCAGAGGAATTATTTCAAAGAGTTATACAGCTAAACAAAAAATATTATAGTGAAGCTGTTTTAAGTATGGCAATGTCAGCGTACAATCAAGCAGATTATAAAAGGACTCTTCTATTTTTAAATGAGTACTCAAATGGAAAAGATAAAAATAAAAATCAGTCTCTTTTTAATTATCTTTATGGTTCAGCTTATTACAAACTTAACTCAACTGATGATGCAATAACATATTTTCAAAAAGTTACCAGCAAAGATAAAACAAGTTCTTATGGGAAAAAATCTGTATTAAGTTTGATAGAGATCTATAGCAATAGAGGAGATGTCAACTCTATGCAGAAATATCTTGCTATGCTTGAAAATACTAAAGAGTATGGAGAAGCAATGAGAATGATAGGAGATCTTTATGCTACAAGAGGAGAATATGAAAAAGCTGTAAGCTATTATTCAAAAACAAATACTCCAAATGATCCAAAGCTTATGTATGGATATGGATTTTCATTGTATAAGTTAAATAGATTAAAAGAAGCTCAAAAATATTTTGAAGGATTAAGAAATACTACTTATTATAATCAGTCTATATATTATATCTTTGCAATTGATTATAAATTAAAAAATTATAAAAAGATAGTGAGAAATAGAGATGAAGTAAAAAGAGTAGTTGTAAATCAACAGGATACTGACAATATCAATTTAATGATAGCTAACTCAGCATATGAAATTGGTGAGTATGCTCTCTCAAAAGATTACTATGGAAGACTTTATGCAAGAAATGCTAATAAAGAAAATCTTTATAGAATAATCGTTATAGATAATAAAGTTGGAGATACTGATGATATTGCAAAGAGATTTAATGAGTACAAAACTAAATACCCAGATGACAAAGAATATAAAAGAAATATATATTTTTCTGTAGGAGAAGCATATTACAAAAAAAATAAAGTGCCAGAAGCAATAGATGTATATAAAGAATTCCTAGCAACAGATAAAGATTTCAGCATTTTAAATAATCTTATTGTTTCATTGCTTAGTGAACAAAGATATGATGAAATGCTTGTGTATCTTAATGATGAAGGAACAGAAAATACAAAAGATAATATATATCTAAAAGGAATAGCTTTTGTAGGAATGGGAAAATATGCAGAAGCAGATACAGCTTTTAATCAATTAGAGGCAGATACAACTTCTGATGCAGCTCTTCTGACAAAAGTAAAGTTTAATAAAATGAGAAATTATTTTCTATGGGGAAAATATGAAGATGCGATAAAATATGGAGAAGAGTATCTTACATTAGAAAATCCAGAAGGAAAAAATGAAATAATGGATAAATTGGCTATCAGTTATTTTAGAATAGACAATTTTGAAAAGAGCAGAGAATATTACAACAAACTTTCTGCTGTTCCAGAATATGAAGCATATTGCAGATTCCAAATAGCAGATACTTATTATGCTGAAAAGAATTTTGAGAAAGCTAAAGAAGAATATAAGCATGTTGCAGAGCAATATGGAGATGGACAGTATGGAGAAAAAGCATACTACTGGTATTTAACTACTTTAATTAATTTAGGAGAAACAGAAACTTTTGAAAAAGAAAAAGATGCATTTCTTGTGAAGTATCCAGGAAGTAAAATGAGAGATAATCTTCTTATACTATCTGGAGAAGTATATGAAAGTGGAAATAATAATGACAAAGCACTTGAAAATTACAAAGAACTTCTTTCAACTTCAGAGGATAAAGTGGTTAAAGAAAATACAGCTTCTAAAATATTAGATATACACTTAAGTAAAAATAATATAGAGGAGGCTAAAAAGTATATAGAAGATATTACTAACATAGATACTAAGAATTACTATAATTCACTTATCTATGAAAAACAGAATAATAAAGAAGCTGCAATGAAGGAATATGAAAAACTTTTGGAAAGCAGCAGATATAAAGATTATGCTTGTGTAAATATAGCCTCTAAACTATTTACTGAAAAGAACTATAAAAAGGCGAGAGAATACTATGAGCAGGTAAATAATATGGAAAATAGTATTTATAAAGATCTTGTATTATTCCAAATAGCTTCTATTGATGAGATAGAAAAGAAAAACGAAGAAGCTTTGAGAGGCTATACAAAAGGTTATGTAATGTACAATGGAAAATATTCTCAAGTATCAAAATTGAAGGCAGCTCAATTGACCGAAAAAATGGGTAAGGAAAAAGATGCAAAAGTATTATACAAAGAACTTTATGACCTTGATAAAAAATTAATTTATAAAGAGTTTATACTTGAAAAAATGATCTATTTTGCTTTAAAAGATGAAAATAAAACAGATGGTAAAAAATATTATTTAGAATTAAAAGCAATTAACCCTAAAAAAGCAGAAAAATATGCAGATTTTTTTAAAGAGGAGGAAAATAAATGAAAAAATTAGTAGTATCTTTATTTTTATTAAGTGCCCTTGTAGTGAGTGCAGAAGACAGTATGACTGCAATAGACAAAGAAGTAACTGGTGTAAACAAAGAACAGCTTGAAATGAAAGAGATAGAAACAAAAGAAATGTTGCTGAAAGGACAAAAAATTGATTCTGGCTCAGTTGAGTTATCAGGAGAAAATCTTAAAAATCAACAACAAAAAATAAAAGTAGTTCAAAATGAGAAATCAGCTTTAGAAGATGAGTTATCACAAGGAGTGGAGAAAAAATCATTCCTTAAATATGTAATAGGAGCATTAGGAGTAGTAGTTTTAATTATAGCACTTTAATTAAATTTACATAAGAGAGTATAAAGGAGAAATAGATATGTATTGGATTAAAAATGGTGGAATTCTAATGTATTTTATTTTAGCTATGTCTATCATAGGACTGGCTGTAGTAATAGAGAGATTTATTTATTTTAAATTAAGTGAGAGAGATAGTTTCAATAAAATAAATCCAGAGCTTAGACAGCTTATAGAAAAAGGGTCTGTAAAGGAAGCAATAGTTTTACTTAATAATCAAAAAGCTTCAGCAGCTAGAGTTTTAAAAGATATATTAATACAATATTATAAAAGCAACAGTAAGGATCCTGTAATGTTGGAAGAGAAGGGGAAAGAAAGTGCAATGGCACAGGTACCTCTTTTAGAAAAACATATGTGGATGCTTTCATTGGTTGCTCATATAACTCCTTTATTGGGATTATTAGGAACTGTTACAGGAATGATCAAAGCATTCCAGGCAGTATCTGTTCATGGAACTGGAGATGCTTCAGTTCTTGCAAAAGGAATATCAGAAGCACTGTTTACTACTGCTGGAGGACTTTTTGTAGCTATTCCTGCTACTATTTTCTATAACTATTTTAATAAAAAAATAGATGAAACAATAAATGATATGGAAAAAACTAGTACAGAGTTGATAAACTACTTCAGAAGATAGGAGAAATTATGAAAATCGAAAGAACGAAAAGACGTGGAAAGGGAGAACTAGCATTAGAGATAACTCCCCTTATTGATGTTGTGTTTCTTTTATTGATATTTTTTCTGGTTGCAACTACTTTTGAAGATATTAACAGTGGGATTAAAATAGATTTACCACAATCGACGATCAGAGAGATAAAAAATATAAAAGAAATACAAGTTGCAATAAATAAAAATAAAGAGATTATTCTTAATTTTAAAGATAAAGGAAAAAGTCAAAAGATTAAAGTTAATAAGAATAATTTAAAGGCAGAACTTGAAAATAAATTGAAGGAATCTGAAGAGAAAAATATAGTGATAAGTGCTGATAAAAGTCTGGATTATGGATTTATAGTGGAAATAATGACTATTTCTAAAGAAGCAGGAGCAGCCTCACTGGATATTGATACAGCAAGCAGTAAATAAGGAGAGGATTATGAAAAGAGTCGATTATGTAAGTTTTGGTCTTTCTATACTTCTGAACCTGCTTATCATACTGCTTATACCTGGTCTTTCAGTGGAAACTATAGTTGATAAAAAAATTAAAGTTGGATTAGTTTCTTATGATAATAACAGTAGACTAAAGATGGAAGGAACTAAAAATACTAACTCTAAAACTAAAAATCTGACAGCTGAGACTAGAAAAAAGACAGAAAAAATTGAAACTCAGGTGAAGAAAGAAAGTACAGTAAAAAAAGAACCTGTTACTCAGGTAAAAGCAAAAGAACCTGAAAAGAAACCAACTTTAAGTGATATAGCTAAATCTATATCAGGTCCTGAAATAGACGTTTTATCTGGAATAAGTGATATAAGCCATCCTGTTGTCAGAGAAAAAGTAAAAACAATTCCTAAAAGACAAAATGATAATAAAGAAGGAGTGGTTTCAAAAGATAATCTTGTTGGAGAAAAACTAGATTTAGCATCTGATTCCGATATGAATATTCAAGGAAAGGAACAATTCTTAGTCAAGGAAGATGGAAAGCTTGCCTTTAACTCAGAAGAGGGAAAAGATTTGGAATTTGAAAGAATATTGAAAGCAGATGGTGATGTAGAGGGTTTACCAAGTGGATATAGACTTGGAACAGAAGATGGAAATATTGTTGCTAGATGGGATAATACTAACAGGGAGCCTGTGTATCCAGAAAGTGCTCAATTAAGAGGGCTTCATGGAACAGTGAAGATAAGAATGAATATTGATGAAAACGGAAATGTAAATTCTTTATTTCTTGAAAAAGGAAGTGGAGTTCCAGAAATCAATAGTGCTATAGAAGAGATAGGAAGAACTTGGAAGATATATTTGAGTAAAAATGGAATGAATGTAAAAGGTGATGTTATATTGGAATATAACTTTACATTAAGAGGAAAAAATTAATTTGTGAGGTGGATGGTTTGATTCTTTTAGGGTTTAGATTAGATAAAAGTTTAAAAGAGGAATTAGAAAATAATTTTGAAAACGAATTAACTTTCGCAGAAAATATAACTGATTTTATAGAATATCTAAAAAACAAAAAGTATGAAACTATAGTTATAGAGGAGAGAAATCTTCAAGAAGAAGCTCTTATTAATTTAGTAAAAAAAGTTGGAGAACATCAAAAAAAAGGTGTTATAATAATTCTTGGAGAAACTTCTAATTTAAAAGTAGTTGCAGGAAGTGTAAAGGCAGGAGCTTATGATTATATATTAAAACCAGTGGATAATAATACTGTTATAAAAATAATAGAAAAATCTGTAAAAGATTATAAATTATTGGCTGAAAGAGTAGATAAACATAAAAGCTCTGGAGATAAACTTATAGGACAGACAAAAGAAATAGTAGAACTTTATAAAATGATAGGAAAAGTTGCAAGCAGTAGAGTACCAGTTTTAGTAGTGGGAGAAAAGGGAACTGGGAAAACAAGTGTAGCAAAATCTATTCATCAATTCAGTGACTGGTCAAATGAACCTCTTATAAGTATTAACTGTACTTCTTTCCAGAATGAGTTATTAGAAAGAAAGATGTTTGGTTATGAAAAAGGTGCTTTTACAGGAGCTGTTTTTTCTCAGATAGGAGATCTCGAAAAAGCTAATGGAGGAACACTTCATCTAGGAAATGTAGAGTCTTTAAGCTTGGATTTACAATCTAAGATACTATATTTTTTAGAAGAGGGAGAATTTTTCAGAATGGGTGGAGCAGACCCTATAAAGATTGATTTAAGAGTAGTAGCAAGTACAAGTGAAAATCTCGAAGAACTTATAAATCAGGGTAAATTTATTGATGAACTATATAGAAAATTAAAAGTTCTTGAAGTAAATATCCCACCATTAAGAGAAAGAAAAGATGACATACCTTTGATAATAGATCACTATTTAATAGAGTGTAATGAAGAGCTTCATAAAAATGTAAAAGGTGTGAGTAAGCCAGCGTTAAAGAAAATATTAAGATATGACTGGCCTGGAAATGTAAATGAACTTAAAAATGCGGTTAAATCTGCTGTAGCATTGTGCAGAGGAGGTTCTATACTTATAGAAGATCTTCCAAGCAATGTACTGGGTACAAAGGTCACAAAGAGAAAAGGAGATGCACAGACGAGTGCACTTAAAGAATGGGTAAAAGTAGAGATGGAAATGTATAAAACAGGTAATCAAAAAGGTTATTATGGAAATATTATCTCAAAAGTAGAAAAGGAACTTATCCATCAAGTATTGGAAATGACTAATGGAAAAAAAGTAGAGACAGCAGAGATACTAGGAATAACAAGAAATACATTGAGAACAAAAATGAGTAACTATGGTTTGGAGTAGGATGAAATGCATATAACATTATATAGAAAATATAGACCTAAAAACTTTGAGGAGATAGCAGGACAAAAGGAAATAGTAAAGACTCTGAAAGCATCATTGAGAAATGGTAAAACTTCCCATGCATATCTTTTCACAGGTCCTAGAGGTGTGGGAAAAACTACAATAGCCAGACTTATAGCTAAAGGTGTCAATTGCTTGGAAAATGGTATTACTGATGAGCCATGTAATAAATGTGAAAACTGTCTTTCTATAAATGATGGAAGTTTTATGGATATGATTGAAATTGACGCTGCTTCTAATAGAGGAATAGATGAAATCAGACAACTGAAAGAAAAAATAAATTATCAACCCTCAAAGGGAAGAAAAAAAATATATATTATAGATGAGGTTCACATGCTGACAAAGGAAGCTTTTAATGCTCTTTTGAAAACATTGGAAGAACCACCTGAACATGTAATATTTATACTTGCAACAACAGAAGCAGATAAAATACTTCCAACTATTATTTCAAGATGTCAGAGATATGATTTTAAAACTCTTTCTCCAGCTGAAATGAAAGAAAAACTTGGAGAAATATCTGAAAATGAAGGAGTTTCTGTACCAGATGATGTATTGGACCTGATTTATGAAAATTCTGGCGGAAGTATGAGGGATGCCACTTCAATATTAGAAAGACTTATGATAACATGTTTAGATGAAGAGATAACTTTAGAGAAATGTGAAAAAGTTCTTGGAGTAACTCCAGTAAAGAAAATGAAAGATTTTCTAGACAATGTTACAGAAAAAAAATATAAAGAACTTGTAAAAATGCTAGATGAGTTTTGGAGCGAGTCTTTGGAGATAGAGCTTTTCTTTAAGGACTTTGCTAAATATTGTAAAACTCTTATGAGCAGATCAGAACTAGAAGTAGATAAAGGACTTAAAATAATTGGAGCTGTCTATGATTCTCTGAATAAATTTAAATATGAAGAGGACAAGAGAATGGTCGGTTATGTAGTCATTAATAATATTTTAAGTACTAAAGCAGCTGTAGTTCAAGAAAGAGTAGTAGAAAAAATAATTGAAAAACCAGTAGTAATACATCAAGATAGTTCTAATATTGAAGAAACTGCTGATCTCTCAGGAATTACCTTGGAATATGTAATAAGCCAGTGGAGAGATATAGTTGAAGAAGCTAAAAAAGAGAAAATAACTTTGGGAGCATTTTTAATAAGTGCTAAACCATATAAAATTGAAGGAGATACGTTATTTATTGGATTTGAAAGCGAAAATTCATTTGCTAAAGAGCAGATGGAAACAAGTGCTTATGATGATGTATTCTTAGAAGTGGTAAAGAAAATAATCAATCCAAAAATAAAAGTAAAATATATACTTGTTGGTAAAAAAAGAGAAGTCAGCAGGGGTGAAAATGATTTTACTAAAAAAATAGTAGATTTTTTTGGTGGAGAGATTATGAAATAAACACCAATAAAAACAGGGGGAAAAATGTTTGTAGTTCACGGAATGGCAGTAGCAGCATTATTTATGATTTCTCTTATGATGCCAATATTTAGTTTTTTATTGCCAGTTTATAAGATAAAGAAAATGAAAGAATTAGATTTTAGACAAAAAGTATTGATCAATATTATTGCCATTATGTTTATAATATTGATGAACCCCATGCTTTTAAGTATATATATAGGATTTTTTATCGTAATAGAACTTTTTTATTATTATTTTGAAAAGATAAATTATTCTGTAAAAAAATTTGATAGAATAACTATTACAGCAATAGTAGTAACAGCTTTTATGGCAGGGATATTTATCCTTGTTAAAAAAGATGTAGATGCTAACCTAGGTACATTAATGACAATGTATCAGCAAAGAACAAACTTCAGTATGGAAGATGTTCAGATGATATTTAAAGAACTGAAAGCTAATTCTTTATGGCTTATGTTTACTTACTCGATGCTATGCTCGTTCATGACATATTTTTCTTTAGATAAGAAAGATTATGCCAATTGGGAAGTGTCATATGGTTGGGTATTAATCTACATAATAACATTCTTTATGTCAAAAATATTTAAGATAGATAATTTTTATATATATAATTTGATGGAAATAGGAAAAGTAATATTTATATTCTTTGGATTAAAAAGCATATATATAACATTGAATAAAATATTAAAAATAAGAATTCTAAATAGCTTTATAGCAATTTTTACTTCTGTAATGTTCCCATTTGCAGCCTTTGTGATTGGGGTACTTTCAGGATTTAAAATAAATAAAGTATTATTTAACGAAAAAAAATAATTGGAGGAAAATCAAATGGCAAAAATACAAGTTATACTAACGCAGGATGTAGCAGGACAAGGAAGAAAAGGAGACTTAATAACTGTTTCTGATGGTTATGCTCATAACTTCCTAATAAAAAATAAAAAAGGTATGATAGCAACTGAAGAGGAATTGAAGAAGATAGAAAACAGAAAGAAAAGAGAAGAAAAGAAACTTCAGGAAGATAAAGAAAAATCAATCGAATTGAAAAAACAGCTTGAATCTAAAAAGATAGAAATTGGAGTAAAAATCGGAGAAAATGGGAAACTATTTGGAGCTATAACTAACAAAGAGGTTTCAGCAGCAATAGAGCAGATTTTTGGTGTAGCTATTGATAGAAAAAAAATAGAATGTAATATTAAGAGTTTAGGTGAACATATTGCAGTTATAAAACTTCATACTGATGTAAAGGCTGAAGTTAAAGTTGTAGCAAAAGCTCAATAATTTTTTTGTTAAAATAAGGAGAAAAAATGCCAGAAATTGAAAATTTGAGAAAAATTCCAAGTGACCTAGAGGCTGAAAGGTCTGTTTTAGGAGGTATATTCCTTAAACAAGATGTATTTGGTGATATAATAGAGATACTTTCTCCTGATGACTTTTATAAAAATGCTCATAAAATAATCTATGAAACTATGAGAGAAATTTACAATAAAGGAGAACCT
Coding sequences within it:
- a CDS encoding energy transducer TonB — protein: MKRVDYVSFGLSILLNLLIILLIPGLSVETIVDKKIKVGLVSYDNNSRLKMEGTKNTNSKTKNLTAETRKKTEKIETQVKKESTVKKEPVTQVKAKEPEKKPTLSDIAKSISGPEIDVLSGISDISHPVVREKVKTIPKRQNDNKEGVVSKDNLVGEKLDLASDSDMNIQGKEQFLVKEDGKLAFNSEEGKDLEFERILKADGDVEGLPSGYRLGTEDGNIVARWDNTNREPVYPESAQLRGLHGTVKIRMNIDENGNVNSLFLEKGSGVPEINSAIEEIGRTWKIYLSKNGMNVKGDVILEYNFTLRGKN
- a CDS encoding tetratricopeptide repeat protein, with amino-acid sequence MKKIHLILALLLSTNIILAASEREDIAFLDELYKQKKFSMAITESVSFLKRYPDSRYTRNIQDRIAKTYFLQEDYNNAIKYFKIILMNNDVKAKEKDEINFYLMRSYTALGDAKNSDFFMESLDKNGDFYERALYDSGMTYLAKENYKKAEELFQRVIQLNKKYYSEAVLSMAMSAYNQADYKRTLLFLNEYSNGKDKNKNQSLFNYLYGSAYYKLNSTDDAITYFQKVTSKDKTSSYGKKSVLSLIEIYSNRGDVNSMQKYLAMLENTKEYGEAMRMIGDLYATRGEYEKAVSYYSKTNTPNDPKLMYGYGFSLYKLNRLKEAQKYFEGLRNTTYYNQSIYYIFAIDYKLKNYKKIVRNRDEVKRVVVNQQDTDNINLMIANSAYEIGEYALSKDYYGRLYARNANKENLYRIIVIDNKVGDTDDIAKRFNEYKTKYPDDKEYKRNIYFSVGEAYYKKNKVPEAIDVYKEFLATDKDFSILNNLIVSLLSEQRYDEMLVYLNDEGTENTKDNIYLKGIAFVGMGKYAEADTAFNQLEADTTSDAALLTKVKFNKMRNYFLWGKYEDAIKYGEEYLTLENPEGKNEIMDKLAISYFRIDNFEKSREYYNKLSAVPEYEAYCRFQIADTYYAEKNFEKAKEEYKHVAEQYGDGQYGEKAYYWYLTTLINLGETETFEKEKDAFLVKYPGSKMRDNLLILSGEVYESGNNNDKALENYKELLSTSEDKVVKENTASKILDIHLSKNNIEEAKKYIEDITNIDTKNYYNSLIYEKQNNKEAAMKEYEKLLESSRYKDYACVNIASKLFTEKNYKKAREYYEQVNNMENSIYKDLVLFQIASIDEIEKKNEEALRGYTKGYVMYNGKYSQVSKLKAAQLTEKMGKEKDAKVLYKELYDLDKKLIYKEFILEKMIYFALKDENKTDGKKYYLELKAINPKKAEKYADFFKEEENK
- a CDS encoding MotA/TolQ/ExbB proton channel family protein, whose amino-acid sequence is MYWIKNGGILMYFILAMSIIGLAVVIERFIYFKLSERDSFNKINPELRQLIEKGSVKEAIVLLNNQKASAARVLKDILIQYYKSNSKDPVMLEEKGKESAMAQVPLLEKHMWMLSLVAHITPLLGLLGTVTGMIKAFQAVSVHGTGDASVLAKGISEALFTTAGGLFVAIPATIFYNYFNKKIDETINDMEKTSTELINYFRR
- the dnaX gene encoding DNA polymerase III subunit gamma/tau codes for the protein MHITLYRKYRPKNFEEIAGQKEIVKTLKASLRNGKTSHAYLFTGPRGVGKTTIARLIAKGVNCLENGITDEPCNKCENCLSINDGSFMDMIEIDAASNRGIDEIRQLKEKINYQPSKGRKKIYIIDEVHMLTKEAFNALLKTLEEPPEHVIFILATTEADKILPTIISRCQRYDFKTLSPAEMKEKLGEISENEGVSVPDDVLDLIYENSGGSMRDATSILERLMITCLDEEITLEKCEKVLGVTPVKKMKDFLDNVTEKKYKELVKMLDEFWSESLEIELFFKDFAKYCKTLMSRSELEVDKGLKIIGAVYDSLNKFKYEEDKRMVGYVVINNILSTKAAVVQERVVEKIIEKPVVIHQDSSNIEETADLSGITLEYVISQWRDIVEEAKKEKITLGAFLISAKPYKIEGDTLFIGFESENSFAKEQMETSAYDDVFLEVVKKIINPKIKVKYILVGKKREVSRGENDFTKKIVDFFGGEIMK
- the rplI gene encoding 50S ribosomal protein L9 — translated: MAKIQVILTQDVAGQGRKGDLITVSDGYAHNFLIKNKKGMIATEEELKKIENRKKREEKKLQEDKEKSIELKKQLESKKIEIGVKIGENGKLFGAITNKEVSAAIEQIFGVAIDRKKIECNIKSLGEHIAVIKLHTDVKAEVKVVAKAQ
- a CDS encoding ExbD/TolR family protein, producing the protein MKIERTKRRGKGELALEITPLIDVVFLLLIFFLVATTFEDINSGIKIDLPQSTIREIKNIKEIQVAINKNKEIILNFKDKGKSQKIKVNKNNLKAELENKLKESEEKNIVISADKSLDYGFIVEIMTISKEAGAASLDIDTASSK
- a CDS encoding sigma-54-dependent transcriptional regulator encodes the protein MILLGFRLDKSLKEELENNFENELTFAENITDFIEYLKNKKYETIVIEERNLQEEALINLVKKVGEHQKKGVIIILGETSNLKVVAGSVKAGAYDYILKPVDNNTVIKIIEKSVKDYKLLAERVDKHKSSGDKLIGQTKEIVELYKMIGKVASSRVPVLVVGEKGTGKTSVAKSIHQFSDWSNEPLISINCTSFQNELLERKMFGYEKGAFTGAVFSQIGDLEKANGGTLHLGNVESLSLDLQSKILYFLEEGEFFRMGGADPIKIDLRVVASTSENLEELINQGKFIDELYRKLKVLEVNIPPLRERKDDIPLIIDHYLIECNEELHKNVKGVSKPALKKILRYDWPGNVNELKNAVKSAVALCRGGSILIEDLPSNVLGTKVTKRKGDAQTSALKEWVKVEMEMYKTGNQKGYYGNIISKVEKELIHQVLEMTNGKKVETAEILGITRNTLRTKMSNYGLE
- the dnaN gene encoding DNA polymerase III subunit beta, with product MIVKLKRQDFLKRLKIVEKAINENKIKPIISCAYIETRGENLFFCGTNLETTITTEMKCEEIVEEGRIVFQHQLVDEYLREIKDEIVTLSVRDNNLFIESSDSSSEFSLMEAEDFPKILVEADFFQRQEDFKMNSVELADIFEKVKFAASTSSDNLSINCVRLESEVNNLKFITTDTYRLVFLEKELEKVNEKLEVSIPLNTIEALTKLLRSIEETEIKFYFYNKQVYFKLEDTLIISRVIDLAFPNYKGILGNNTYNKTLLINSEKFLKVLRRIIIFVRNNAESKYGATFELEGKDLKVNGVNDIAKINEQLEVEYEGDRIKISLNAKFLSDFIQNLNKESNIMLNFISSNGSVKIKKENDDNYLYIVMPLALKD
- a CDS encoding DUF116 domain-containing protein encodes the protein MSSNFFRKMVYDFYYLLFLFVDRKKREVETNDVAVKFLDYNNKKVMASLKGKDIKKLLILLPHCVQKYTCPYKVTSNIENCRNCGQCVIGELLSMKKEFPIEIRIATGGTLARKHIKELKPDLVAAVACKRDLMSGIHDAFPVKVYGIFNKIINEPCVDTTVSGEKIRSFLKEIYKTQGGEM